ATCAGGGTTATATCTTGAGTTATAAGTTCATTGAGAACAAAGTTCAAGACATTATCAAGATTGCTTTAAAATACGATAAGGATTCTAAGCAACCTGTGATCAAAAATCTTCAAAGAGTGAGTACACCTGGTTTGAGAAAATATGCCGGAGCTCACGAAATGCCAAGAGTGTTAAACGGTTTGGGAATCGCCATCGTTTCTACTTCAAAAGGTGTTATGACGAATAAAAAAGCACGTCAGGAGAATGTTGGGGGAGAGGTTTTATGTTTCGTTTATTAAAAAGTAGATAAGATGTCAAGAATAGGAAAAAACCCAATAACAATTCCGGAAGGAGTTACTGTTGAAGTGAAGGACAACGAAGTTACAGTGAAAGGTAAACTTGGTGAATTGTCTCAGGAAATAAAAGAAATTGATGTAAAGATCGAGGATGGAGTAATAACCTTGGAAAGACCTTCTGAGGCAAATACACACAAATCAAAACACGGTCTTTACAGAGCGTTGATCAACAACATGATTGTTGGAGTATCTCAAGGCTGGTCGAAAGAACTTGAATTAGTGGGAGTTGGTTACAGAGCTTCCAATCAGGGACAAAAATTAGACCTTGCCCTTGGATTTTCTCACAATATCGTTTTGGAAATTGCTCCGGAAGTGAAAGTGGAAACAGTATCTGAAAAAGGTAAGAATCCATTGGTTAAATTAACTTCTCATGACAAACAGTTGGTTGGACAGGTTGCAGCGAAGATTCGTTCTTTCCGTAAGCCTGAACCATACAAAGGAAAAGGAGTTAAATATGTAGGTGAACAATTAAGAAGAAAAGCGGGTAAAACTGCATAATAAGATAAGGTTATGGCATTAACAAAACTTCAAAGAAGGAACCGTATTAAGAATAGAATCAGAAAAGTTGTTTCTGGAACTGCGGTAAAACCTAGATTATCAGTTTTCAGAAGCAATAAAGCAATATCTGCTCAATTAATTGATGACGTTGCAGGAAAAACTTTGGTATCTACCACTTCTCTTTCTATGAAAGATGCAAAAGGTACTAAAATAGAGATCGCTACCGCTGTAGGTAAGGATTTGGCTGAAAAAGCGAGCAAGGCAGGAATTGAATCTGTTGCCTTTGATAGAAATGGTTATTTATACCACGGTAGAGTAAAAGCCCTAGCAGATGGTGCTAGAGAAGGAGGTTTAAAATTTTAAGATTATTCCATGTACAAAAAATATAACAACGTAGAAAGAGTAAAACCCAGTGGTCTTGAACTTAAAGATCATTTGGTAGGAGTACAAAGAGTTACCAAGGTGACCAAAGGGGGAAGAACATTTAGTTTTTCAGCCATTGTGGTTGTCGGAAACGGAGACGGTGTAGTGGGTCATGGATTAGGTAAATCTCAGGATGTTGCTTCAGCAATCGCTAAGGCGATAGAAGACGCTAAGAAGAATTTGGTAAGAATTCCGATCATCAATCAAACTTTACCACATGAACAGAAAGGTAAGTATGGTGGAGCAAGGGTATTTTTAAAGCCAGCTTCTCATGGTACCGGGGTAATTGCCGGTGGTGCTGTAAGGGCGGTATTGGAATCAGTAGGTGTACATGATGTACTTTCAAAATCTCAGGGCTCTTCTAACCCACACAACGTGGTAAAAGCAACTTTTGATGCTTTATTGAACCTAAGAGATGCGCATACTGTTGCGAGACAGAGAGGTATATCTGTAGAAAAAGTGTTTAACGGTTAATTTTTAGCGATGAAAAGAATTAGAGTAAAACAAGTACGCAGTCAGATCAGACGTCCTAAAAATCAAAAATTGACACTTGAGGCACTAGGTTTGAGAAAAATGAATCAAACGGTTGAGCATGATGCTACACCAACGATTCTCGGAATGGTAAAAACAGTTAATCATTTAGTTTCTGTTGAAGAAATCAAATAAGATAAAAGGTTATGGAATTAAATAACTTAAAACCTGCAAAGGGATCCGTAAAATCGGGTAAACGAATTGGTAGAGGTGAAGGATCTGGAAAAGGTGGTACCGCTACAAGAGGTCATAAAGGACAAAAATCTCGTTCTGGTTATTCGAGAAAGATCGGATTTGAAGGTGGTCAGATGCCTCTTCAAAGACGTGTTCCTAAATTTGGTTTCAAAAACATCAACCGCAAAGAATATCAGGGTGTAAATCTTGATACCTTGCAGAAACTGGTTGATGATGGAAAAATCAAAGATACTGTATCATTGGAAGTTTTAATGGAAAATGGTTTAGTTGGGAAGAATGACTTGGTAAAGATTTTAGGAAGAGGAGAGTTAAAAGCGAAATTGAATATCTCAGTACATAAATTTACTGCTTCTGCTAAGGCGGCTATTGAAAAAGCGGGAGGTGAAGCTGTAACTATTTAATGAAAAAAAATTAAATGAAAAAGTTTATAAGTACTGTCCAGGATATTTGGAAAATCGAAGAGCTAAGAAACAAAATCATTTTAACCTTAGGTTTAATGGTCGTTTACCGTTTGGCTGCCCAGGTACCTTTACCAGGTATTGACCCTACGCAGTTAAGTGGTTTGGCCAATAAGACGGCTGACGGGTTATTAGGATTGTTAAATGCCTTTACAGGTGGAGCTTTTGCAAAGGCTTCGGTAATGGCATTGGGTATCATGCCTTATATCTCTGCTTCGATTGTGGTTCAGCTAATGGGAATTGCGGTTCCTTATTTACAGAAACTACAGAAAGAAGGAGAAAGTGGAAGAAAGAAGATCAACCAGATCACGCGTTGGCTGACGATTGCGATCTTGATCATTCAGGCTCCTACTTATTTAATTAGTTTGCCAAGTTTAGGTATTCCTGAAAGTGCATTCTTATTAGGTACAGGCCCATTGTTCTATTTCTCTTCAATTCTTTTGTTAACCACCGGAACAATCTTTGCGATGTGGTTAGGTGAAAGAATCACGGATAAAGGAATTGGAAATGGTATTTCCTTATTGATTATGATTGGTATTATTGCGGTATTCCCTTCTTCATTCATGCAGGAGGCTACTTCAAGAATCAATCAGTCAAATGGTGGATTGATCATGATTCTGATCGAAGTTGTTATCTGGTTCGTTGTAATTTTTGCAAGTGTACTTTTGGTAACGGCAGTTCGTAAGATTCAGGTTCAATATGCAAGAAGAACAGTTGCGGGCAACATTCAGGATGTGGCAGGAGCAAGACAGTATATTCCATTGAAGTTAAATTCATCCGGAGTTATGCCTATTATCTTTGCTCAGGCGCTCATGTTCGTACCCGGATTGATGGCAAATGCTGAGAATTCAGTGATTAAATCAATAGGAGTTGCTTTTACTGATATTTTTGGTCTTTGGTATAATGTTTTATTTGCCGTTTTGATCATCATTTTTAGTTACTTTTACACAGCGATCACGATCCCAACAAATAAAATGGCCGATGATCTAAAGAGAGGCGGAGGTTTCGTACCCGGTATCAGACCAGGTAAGGATACTGCCGAATACCTCGATACGATTTTATCTCGTGTTACCCTTCCGGGTTCTTTATTCTTGGCGTTTTTGGCGATACTTCCTGCCATTATTACAAAAGCAGGAGTTCAACCAGGTTGGGCCATTTTCTATGGAGGGACCTCATTATTGATTATGGTAGGGGTTGCCATAGATACATTACAGCAAATTAACGCCCACTTGTTGAATCGTCATTACGATGGATTAATGAAATCGGGCTCTAAACGAAAAGTAGCTTATTAACTATGGCAAAGCAAGCAGCAATAGAACAAGACGGAAGAATCATTGAAGCATTATCAAACGCAATGTTTCGAGTAGAATTGGAAAACGGTCACATTGTAACCGCACATATTTCCGGAAAAATGCGTATGCATTACATCAAATTGCTACCAGGAGATAAGGTAAAATTAGAAATGAGCCCTTATGATTTAACTAAGGCGAGAATTACTTATAGATATTAAAGACAACACGAGATGAAAGTAAGAGCATCAGTAAAGAAAAGAAGTGCCGACTGCATAATAGTACGCAGAAAGGGCAGATTATATGTAATCAACAAAAAGAATCCTAGATTTAAACAAAGACAAGGATAATTATGGCAAGAATAGCAGGAATTGACGTCCCAAAGAATAAAAGAGGTGTAATCGCATTGACCTATATCTTTGGAATCGGAAGAAGTAAAGCTAAAGAGATTTTAGCAAACGCAAAAGTTGACGAGAGCATCAAGGTTCAGGACTGGAATGATGAGCAGATCGCCAACATTCGTGGTGAGGTGGGCAAATTGACCATCGAAGGTGAATTGAGATCTGAAGTTCAGTTAAACATCAAACGTTTAATGGACATCGGATGTTACAGAGGAATCAGACACAGAGCTGGACTTCCGTTAAGAGGGCAAAGAACAAAGAATAATTCTAGAACTCGTAAAGGAAAGAGAAAAACTGTAGCAGGTAAAAAGAAAGCAACTAAATAATAGTTAACAAGATGGCAAAGTCAAGTTCAAAAAACGTAAAGAAACGTAAAGTTATCGTAGATGCTGTTGGTGAGGCGCATATCACTGCTTCTTTCAACAACATCATCATCTCTTTGACCAATAAAAAAGGAGATGTTATTTCTTGGTCAAGTGCAGGGAAGCAAGGATTTAGAGGTTCTAAAAAGAATACTCCATATGCTGCCCAAACTGCCGCTGAAGATTGTGCAAGAGTTGCTCATGAAGCTGGATTGAGAAAAGTAAAGGTCTATGTAAAAGGACCAGGTAACGGTAGAGAGTCTGCAATTAGAACCCTGCACAACAACGGGATCGAAGTTACTGAGATTATCGATGTAACACCAATTGCTCACAACGGGTGCAGACCTCCAAAAAGAAGAAGAGTTTAATACATATTTTATAAACTAAGGATAAAGATTATCGAAGGACTGCCTTAATTCATAATCCCTTAAATAAATTAATAAGATGGCAAGATATACAGGACCAAAATCAAAAATTGCCCGTAAGTTTGGAGAACCAATCTTCGGGGATGACAAAGCGTTAGAAAAAAGAAATTATCCTCCGGGACAACACGGAGCTAACAAAAGAAGAGGTAAGCAATCTGAATATGCACTTCAGTTAAAAGAGAAGCAAAAAGCGAAATATACTTATGGTATTTTAGAACGTCAATTCCGCAAGCTTTTTGAAAAATCTCAAAGAAGTAAAGGTATTACAGGTGAGGTTTTACTTCAATTATGTGAGTCTCGTTTAGACAATGTAGTATACAGACTGGGTATTTCTCCTTCAAGGAGTGGTGCGCGTCAATTGGTATCACACAGACATATTACTGTTAATGGTGAGATCGTGAATATTCCTTCTTATCTTTTAAAAGAAGGTGATGTTGTTGGAGTAAGAGAGAAATCAAAGTCTTTAACAGCCATTGAAAGTTCTTTAGCAGCTAAATCGAATGTTTATGAGTGGTTATCTTGGAATCAGGAAACCTTGGAAGGAAGATTTGTTACTGTTCCTGAAAGAATTCAAATTCCAGAAAACATTAACGAGCAGTTTATCGTTGAATTATACTCTAAATAACCCTAAAAGATAGTAACAAACTTATGGCAATATTAAATTTTCAGAAACCGGATAAAGTATTGATGATTGAATCTACTGATTTTAACGGTAGGTTTGAGTTTAAACCTTTAGAGCCCGGTTACGGACTAACAGTTGGTAACGCCTTGAGAAGAGTGTTGTTATCTTCTTTAGACGGATATGCAATTACTTCATTGAGAATTGAAGGAGTTGAACATGAATTTTCTACGATCGAAGGGGTTGTTGAGGATGTAACTGAAATCATTCTTAACCTGAAGCAAATGCGCTTTAAACAACAGATTGAAGATACTGACAGTGAAACTGTGGTTTTGTCAGTCTCAGGTAAAGAAGAATTGACTGCAGGAGATTTTCAAAATTTCATTTCTGGTTTTCAGGTGTTGAATCCGGAATTGGTGATTTGTAGAATGGAACCTAAAGTGAAGATCGACCTTGAGATCACAATAGAAAAAGGAAGAGGATTTGTTTTGGCAGAGGAGAACAAAAAAGTTTCTGCTCCACTGGGAACGATTTTTATTGATTCGATCTACACGCCGATCAAAAATGTAAAATACGCGGTTGAAAACTTCCGTGTTGAGCAAAAAACTGATTATGAAAAATTGGTTTTCGATATCATCACTGACGGTTCAATTACGCCTAAAGATGCATTGACCGAAGCTGCAAAAATTCTGATCCATCACTTCATGTTGTTCTCTGATGAGAGAATTACGCTGGAGGCTGATGAAATTGCGAAAACTGAAACCTATGACGAGGAGTCTCTGCACATGAGACAGTTGTTAAAAACGCGTTTGATCGATATGGATCTTTCAGTGAGAGCTTTGAATTGTCTGAAAGCTGCTGAGGTGGATACTTTGGGAGACCTTGTTTCTTTCAACAAGAGTGATTTGATGAAGTTCAGAAACTTCGGAAAAAAATCACTTACAGAGTTGGATGAACTTGTAAACAACAAAGGATTGACCTTTGGAATGGATTTAACGAAATACAAATTAGATAAGGAGTAGATTTGTTATTGCTATAGCAAATTGTAAATAGTCAAGTGAAAGATGAGACACGGAAAGAAATTTAATCATTTAAGTAGAAAAAAAGCGCATAGAAAAGCTATGTTAGCTAATATGGCTTGCTCTTTGATCGAGCACAAGCGTATAAATACGACTGTTGCCAAAGCAAAAGCTTTGCGTCAATATGTTGAGCCACTAATCACAAAATCTAAAAACGATACCACTCATAACAGAAGGATTGTTTTTAGCAGTTTGAAAGATAAATATGCTGTTTCTGAATTGTTCAGAGATGTAGCGGTTAAAGTTGGTGACCGACCAGGTGGATATGTAAGGATCATTAAATTAGGAAATCGTCAGGGAGATAATGCTTCAATGGCAATGATCGAACTGGTAGATTATAATGAAATTTACAATCCTAAGGCGAAGAAGAAAAAAGCAACAAGAAGAAGAGGAAAAAAATCTTCATCAGCTCCGGCCGCTGAAGCACCTGCCGCTGAGGCACCTGCTGCTGAAACAGCTGTTGCTGAAAAAGTTGAAGAACCTAAATCAAAAGATGCTGAGAACAAGGATGAAGCATAAATTGGATTTTTGTTTTTAAAATGATAAAAGGATGAGCTATTTTTGGCTTATCCTTTTTTTTTTGAATAAAAAAAAGAATTAGCGTAAGATAACCTCTAAGAATACAAGAATAAGATATGAAATACGAAACAAGAAAAAAGGCCATTCTGATCTTGAAAGACGGAACCATGTTTGAAGGTAAATCGGTTGGAATAGATGGCACAGCAGTGGGTGAGATTTGTTTTAACACCGGAACTACCGGATATCAGGAAATCTTTACAGATCCTTCCTATTTTGGACAGTTGATGGTAACAACCAATGCTCATATTGGGAATTATGGAATTAACGAGCAGGAAGAAGAATCAGAAGGAATCAAGATTGCCGGACTGGTCTGCAGAAACTTTAGTTTTGATTATTCCCGTGTAAATGCTCAGGAGTCACTTCTTGATTATTTTAAGAGACAGAATTTTGTTGCCATTTCAGATATTGATACCAGGGCCCTTGTCCGTTACATTAGGGATAAAGGAGCTATGAATGCCATTATTTCGACAGAAACTGATCTGGATGCCCTTCAAAAGCAACTGGATGCAATTCCTTCAATGGAGGGCCTGGAACTGGCTTCTAAAGTATCCACCAAAGAACCGTATACGGTAGGTGATGAAAATGCCAAGTACAGAATTGCCGCTCTTGATATAGGTATTAAAAAGAATATTTTAAGGAACCTGACACAAAGAGATTGTTTTGTTAAGGTGTTTCCATTTGACGCTTCGTTTGAAGATCTTAGCTCTTTTAATCCGGATGGATATTTTCTTTCTAACGGACCTGGAGACCCGACACCTTTAAAGAACGCTCAAAAAGTGGCAAAAGACATTATAGACCGTGATCTTCCATTATTTGGAATCTGTTTGGGACATCAGGTCATTGCACTGGCCCATGGAGTTCCTACCTATAAAATGTTCAACGGACACCGAGGGATCAATCACCCTGTGAAAAACCTTTTGACCGGTAAAGGAGAGATCACTTCTCAAAACCATGGATTTGTTGTAGATAAAAAAGCTGTTGAAGATCATGACATTTTAGAAATCACTCATGAGCATTTAAATGATCAGACCCTGGCTGGAATGCGTGTTAAAGACAAGAATTGTTTCTCTGTTCAATATCATCCTGAAGCCAGCCCAGGACCTCATGATTCAGCCTATTTATTTGATCAGTTTATTGAAATGATCAAGGCGTCAAAGTGAGTTTAAACTCCGCTCAGATTATCGAAAACGATATCGTAGTTTAATCAAGTTTAAAGGCCCAAAACCCTTTATATTTAGTAAATTTACATCAGTAAAAAACAATTAAAATTTTAAGAAAATGAGCATTATATTAGACATTCATGCAAGACAAATATTTGACTCCAGAGGTAATCCTACTGTAGAGGTTGATGTGATCACTGAAAATGGTGTATTGGGTAGAGCTGCTGTTCCTTCAGGGGCGTCCACGGGGGAACACGAAGCAGTAGAGTTAAGAGACGGTGGCGATGATTATATGGGTAAAGGAGTTTTAAAGGCCGTTGAAAATGTAAATGAGCTTATCGCCAAGGAGGTGATCGGATATTCTGTTTTCGAGCAAAACACAATTGATCAGATCATGATCGAGCTGGATGGAACACCTAACAAAGCGAAATTGGGTGCCAATGCCATTTTAGGGGTTTCTCTTGCAACAGCAAAAGCTGCAGCAAATGAACTGAATCAACCATTGTACAGATACGTAGGTGGGGTAAGTGCAAACACATTGCCTGTGCCGATGATGAATATCGTAAACGGTGGATCGCACTCTGACGCTCCAATCGCCTTTCAGGAATTTATGGTGATGCCGGTAAAAGCTAAAAACTTTACTGAAGCTATAAAAATGGGTAGTGAGATCTTCCATAATCTTAAAAAATTATTACATGACCGTGGCTTAAATACAGCTGTAGGTGATGAAGGTGGATTTGCACCAACTTTTGACGGAACTGAGGATGCACTTGATACGATCATCAAGGCTATCGAGAAAGCGGGATATAAGCCAGGTGATGAGGTGATGCTGGCTCTTGACTGTGCAGCTGCCGAATTCTACAAAGACGGGAAGTATGACTATACCATTTTTGAAGGAGATAAAGGTGTTGTACGATCTAGTGAAGAACAAGCGGATTATATTGCAGAATTAGCCGGAAAATACCCGATTATTTCTATTGAAGACGGAATGGATGAAAATGACTGGGAAGGATGGAAGTACTTAACTGAAAAAATCGGTGATACGGTACAGCTGGTTGGAGATGACTTGTTTGTTACTAACGTTGAAAGATTGTCAAAAGGTATCGATAACGGTATTGCCAATTCTATTTTGATCAAAGTAAATCAGATTGGTACGTTAACTGAGACGATTGCAGCAGTTAACATGGCACACAATGCAGGATATACTTCAGTAATGTCTCATAGATCAGGTGAAACAGAAGATAATACAATTGCGGATTTGGCGGTTGCTTTGAACACAGGACAGATCAAAACGGGTTCTGCTTCAAGAAGTGATCGTATGGCGAAATACAATCAGTTATTAAGAATTGAGGAGGAATTGCACAGTGTTGCATATTACCCTCAACTCAATGCTTTTAAAGTAAGATAAAATCTTCTTGTTTATAACAGAAAAAGCTGAATGAATGTTCAGCTTTTTTTGTTACTTAAATAGCTCAATTTACGAGGAAAATTGTGAGTTATTTTGTAATTTCGCGAGTATAACAAATTATTAAAAATTAAATATAAATTACCTATGTCAGAAGTAGCAAAATTGATTGTTAATGGGCAAGAATACGAATTCCCAGTTATTGTTGGAACCGAAAATGAGGTAGCCATTAATGTGAAAACATTAAGGTCCGTAACCAATGGAATTATCACATTGGATTCCGGTTTTAAAAATACTGGATCCTGTGAAAGTAAAATCACTTTTTTAGATGGAGAAAAAGGAATCCTGCGACATCGAGGTTACGCTATTGAAGAATTGACAAAAAAGGCTAGTTTTCTTGAGGTAGCTTATATGATCATTTTTGGTGAATTACCAACAAAGGAGCAATTTGAAAAATGGGAAAAAGATATTAAATACCATCAGCTTTTAAATGAAGAGATGAAAGATATCATCGATGGTTTCCCAAAGAAAGCGCATCCGATGGGAATGCTTTCCTCTTTGACTAGTGCATTAACTGCTTTTAATCCAGCTACGGTTGATATTACAAAAGAAGAACAGGTTTACGATGCCATTACCAAGTTAATGGGTAAGTTTCCTGTGATTGCAGCATGGGCTCATAGTAAGAATCTGGGGACGCCCCTTAATTACGGCGATAATTCTCTGAACTATATTGAGAATATCATGCAGATGATGTTTAGGATCCCAACTGAAAAATATGTCTTGAACCCCATAGCGGTCAAAGCGCTGGATGAGTTGTTGATCTTACATGAAGACCATGAGCAGAATTGTTCTACATCTACCGTGCGAATTGTGGGTTCATCTGAAGCAGGATTATTCGCTTCTGTTTCTTCGGGAGTCTCTGCACTTTGGGGTAGACTTCACGGTGGTGCCAATCAGGCGGTGCTTGAAATGCTTGAGAATATCCAGAATGATGGAGGAGACGTAGAAAAGTATATCCAGAAGGCGAAGGACAAAAATGATCCTTTCCGTTTGATGGGCTTTGGTCACAGGGTGTATAAGAATTTTGACCCAAGAGCAAGAATCATCAAAAAAGCAGCTGATGAGCTGTTTGAAGATCTGGGTACCAATGACCCTGTTTTGGCCATTGCTAAACACTTAGAAGAAGTAGCGCTTAATGATGAGTATTTTGCGCAAAGAAAATTGTATCCTAATGTTGACTTTTATTCCGGAATTATTTATCGTGCCCTTGGCTTCCCAAGAGAGATGATGACGGTGATGTTTGCTATTGGTAGATTACCGGGATGGATCGCTCAATGGAGAGAAATGCGTTATAACCACGAACCGATAGGAAGGCCAAGACAATTGTACACGGGAGAACCTTTAAGGCCTTTTAAACCATTCGAGGAAAGATAAGGCTTAAACGGAACGATTTAAACGTTTTTGAATTGTTCATAAATTTTAACGCGCGCTGATGATTATTTATAATCAGCGCGCGTTTTTTTTATTTATTTTTGCGAAAAATTCAATTTTATGAATCTTCATATTCAAAACGAGACATCCAGATTAAGAGCCGTTGTTCTTGGTACAGCCGAATCGAACGGTCCGGTTCCAAAGATTGAGGACTGTTATGATCCAAAATCAGTCGAGAACATCCTTGCCGGTACATATCCTAAGGAGGAAGATATGGTCAGGGAGATGGATGCCTTTGAAAAGGTGTTGAAGAAGTATGATGTTGAAGTATTCAGGCCAAAGGTTTTGAAAGATATAAACCAGATCTTTGCCCGGGATATTGCTTTTGTGGTTGAGGATAAATTTATACGATCGAATATTTTGCCCAACAGGATTGAAGAACTGGACGCCATTGACCATGTTTATATTCAGGTTGATCCTGAAAAAAGAATTATTCCACCGGAGGATGTTCATGTGGAAGGAGGAGATGTCATGCCATGGAACGATTATATTTTTGTTGGAGTCTACACCGGGCCGGATTATGCTGATTATATTACGGCACGAACCAATTGGGAAGCCGTGGAATTTTTAAGAGAATTGTTCCCGGAAAAGAAAGTAAAGTCCTTTGAATTGAGAAAATCCAATACCGATGCTAAAAATAATGCCCTGCACCTGGATTGTTGCTTTCAGCCTGTTGGAAAGGACAAGGCCATTTTACATAAGAATGGTTTTTTGGTGGAGGAGGAATATCAGTTCCTAGTAGATTATTTTGGAAAGGAAAATGTTTTTGAAATCACAAAGGAAGAAATGTATGAGATGAACTCTAATGTTTTTTCTATCTCAGAGGAA
This DNA window, taken from Lutimonas zeaxanthinifaciens, encodes the following:
- the eno gene encoding phosphopyruvate hydratase; amino-acid sequence: MSIILDIHARQIFDSRGNPTVEVDVITENGVLGRAAVPSGASTGEHEAVELRDGGDDYMGKGVLKAVENVNELIAKEVIGYSVFEQNTIDQIMIELDGTPNKAKLGANAILGVSLATAKAAANELNQPLYRYVGGVSANTLPVPMMNIVNGGSHSDAPIAFQEFMVMPVKAKNFTEAIKMGSEIFHNLKKLLHDRGLNTAVGDEGGFAPTFDGTEDALDTIIKAIEKAGYKPGDEVMLALDCAAAEFYKDGKYDYTIFEGDKGVVRSSEEQADYIAELAGKYPIISIEDGMDENDWEGWKYLTEKIGDTVQLVGDDLFVTNVERLSKGIDNGIANSILIKVNQIGTLTETIAAVNMAHNAGYTSVMSHRSGETEDNTIADLAVALNTGQIKTGSASRSDRMAKYNQLLRIEEELHSVAYYPQLNAFKVR
- a CDS encoding citrate synthase; amino-acid sequence: MSEVAKLIVNGQEYEFPVIVGTENEVAINVKTLRSVTNGIITLDSGFKNTGSCESKITFLDGEKGILRHRGYAIEELTKKASFLEVAYMIIFGELPTKEQFEKWEKDIKYHQLLNEEMKDIIDGFPKKAHPMGMLSSLTSALTAFNPATVDITKEEQVYDAITKLMGKFPVIAAWAHSKNLGTPLNYGDNSLNYIENIMQMMFRIPTEKYVLNPIAVKALDELLILHEDHEQNCSTSTVRIVGSSEAGLFASVSSGVSALWGRLHGGANQAVLEMLENIQNDGGDVEKYIQKAKDKNDPFRLMGFGHRVYKNFDPRARIIKKAADELFEDLGTNDPVLAIAKHLEEVALNDEYFAQRKLYPNVDFYSGIIYRALGFPREMMTVMFAIGRLPGWIAQWREMRYNHEPIGRPRQLYTGEPLRPFKPFEER
- a CDS encoding dimethylarginine dimethylaminohydrolase family protein, giving the protein MNLHIQNETSRLRAVVLGTAESNGPVPKIEDCYDPKSVENILAGTYPKEEDMVREMDAFEKVLKKYDVEVFRPKVLKDINQIFARDIAFVVEDKFIRSNILPNRIEELDAIDHVYIQVDPEKRIIPPEDVHVEGGDVMPWNDYIFVGVYTGPDYADYITARTNWEAVEFLRELFPEKKVKSFELRKSNTDAKNNALHLDCCFQPVGKDKAILHKNGFLVEEEYQFLVDYFGKENVFEITKEEMYEMNSNVFSISEEVVVSEVGFIRLNQWLRDKGFTVEGIPYAEIGKQEGLLRCSTLPLIRD